A genomic window from Solanum stenotomum isolate F172 chromosome 10, ASM1918654v1, whole genome shotgun sequence includes:
- the LOC125841845 gene encoding protein ENHANCED DISEASE RESISTANCE 2-like — translation MCSTKQKPKQNLHHKSSVVPTSTSASGGEGGGGGDWREESITGGSLKHVDLDKGKNGWASPPGDLFNLRGPNYLTKKVKVPSGGWLLQPAGVDWLRSNSKLDNVLARHDNRVMNALKKSHSEGKSLKTFIVAVNLQVPGRDQHSAVFYFATNDDEPLEPGSLLYRFVNGDDAYRNSRFKIVNRIVKGPWIVKAAVGNYSACILGKALNCYYHRGPNYLEIDVDIGSSAIASAILHLALGSVTSVTIDMGFLVESQTEEELPEKLFGAVRICQMEMSSATFIDTTSSRKVLPTANLHNPSNSSRVQAEENVENKDD, via the coding sequence ATGTGCTCCACTAAACAAAAACCGAAGCAGAACCTCCACCATAAGAGCTCCGTCGTGCCTACCTCTACTTCCGCCTCAGGCGGTGAAGGGGGCGGTGGTGGGGACTGGAGGGAAGAATCCATAACCGGCGGATCACTTAAGCATGTGGATTTGGACAAGGGAAAAAACGGTTGGGCATCACCGCCGGGAGACCTATTCAATCTGCGAGGGCCAAACTACTTAACGAAAAAGGTGAAAGTACCTTCTGGCGGGTGGCTTCTACAGCCTGCCGGAGTCGATTGGCTCCGATCTAACTCCAAGCTCGACAACGTCCTGGCTCGACACGACAACCGTGTGATGAACGCGCTGAAGAAATCTCACTCTGAAGGCAAGTCTCTGAAAACCTTCATAGTCGCCGTGAATCTCCAAGTCCCTGGGCGTGACCAACACAGCGCGGTTTTCTACTTCGCTACAAACGACGATGAGCCGCTCGAACCGGGTTCTCTCCTCTATCGGTTCGTCAACGGCGATGATGCGTATCGTAACAGCAGATTTAAGATCGTGAACCGGATCGTGAAAGGACCGTGGATCGTGAAAGCCGCAGTTGGGAATTACTCAGCTTGTATACTCGGTAAAGCTTTGAATTGCTACTATCATAGAGGCCCTAATTACTTAGAAATCGACGTGGATATCGGTAGCTCAGCGATTGCTAGCGCTATTTTGCACTTGGCGTTAGGGTCGGTAACGTCGGTGACGATCGATATGGGTTTTCTGGTGGAGTCACAGACGGAGGAAGAGTTGCCGGAAAAGCTATTTGGGGCAGTTAGGATTTGTCAAATGGAGATGAGCTCAGCTACGTTTATTGATACGACGTCGTCAAGGAAGGTATTACCCACGGCTAATTTACATAATCCTAGCAATAGTAGCAGAGTCCAAGCTGAGGAGAACGTTGAAAACAAAGATGattaa